The following proteins are co-located in the Eptesicus fuscus isolate TK198812 chromosome 9, DD_ASM_mEF_20220401, whole genome shotgun sequence genome:
- the LOC114228684 gene encoding D-3-phosphoglycerate dehydrogenase-like: MAFTNLQKVLISDSLDQGPGLDPCCRKILQDGGLQVVEKQNLSKEELIAELQDCKGLILRSATKVTADVINAAEKLQVVGRADTGVDNVDLEAATRKGILVMNTPNENSLGAAELTCGMIMCLARQIPQVTALMKDGKWDQKKFMGTELNGKTLGILGLGRIEREVAVRTQSFGMKTVGYDPIISPEVSASFSIQQLPLEEIWPLCDFITVHTPLLPSTTGLLNDGTFALCKKGVCVVNCARGGIMDEGALLRALQSGQCGGTALDVFSEDLPWDRALVDHENVINCPHLDASTKEAQSHCGEEIAVQFVDMVKGRALVGVVNAQALTSAFSLQTKPWISLAEALGTLMRAWAGSPKGTIQVVTQGLTLKNAGNCLSPEVIVSLLKDTSNHADVNLVNYKLLVKEAGLNVTTSHNPIVPGEQGCGEGLLSMALAGAPYHAVGFVQGTTPVLQALNGATFRPEVPLHRVLPLLLFQAQPSNPAMLPTMIGLMAEAGIQLLSYQTSVVSDGET; the protein is encoded by the exons ATGGCCTTCACAAATCTACAGAAAGTGCTCATCAGTGACAGcctggaccaggg GCCTGGCCTGGATCCTTGCTGCCGGAAGATCCTGCAAGATGGAGGGCTGCAGGTGGTGGAGAAGCAGAACCTGAGCAAAGAGGAGCTGATAGCTGAGCTGCAGGACTGCAAAGGCCTTATCCTCCGCTCGGCCACCAAGGTGACTGCGGATGTCATCAACGCAGCAGAGAAGctccaggtggtgggcagggccgaCACTGGCGTGGACAACGTGGATCTGGAGGCCGCCACGAGGAAGGGCATCCTGGTCATGAACACTCCCAATGAGAACAGTCTTGGTGCTGCGGAGCTCACCTGTGGGATGATCATGTGTCTGGCCAGGCAGATTCCCCAGGTGACAGCTTTGATGAAGGATGGCAAATGGGACCAAAAGAAGTTCATGGGAACCGAGTTGAATGGAAAGACCCTGGGAATTCTTGGCCTGGGGAGGATCGAGAGAGAGGTGGCCGTCCGGACACAGTCCTTCGGGATGAAGACTGTAGGGTATGACCCCATCATCTCACCAGAGGTCTCGGCCTCCTTCAGCATTCAGCAGCTGCCCTTGGAGGAGATCTGGCCCCTCTGCGACTTCATCACTGTgcacacccctctcctgccctccaccaCAGGCCTGCTGAACGACGGCACCTTCGCCCTGTGCAAGAAGGGCGTGTGCGTGGTGAACTGCGCCCGCGGAGGGATCATGGACGAGGGCGCCCTGCTCCGGGCCCTGCAGTCGGGGCAGTGCGGGGGCACAGCGCTGGACGTGTTCTCGGAGGACCTGCCTTGGGACCGCGCCTTGGTGGACCACGAGAATGTCATCAACTGCCCCCACCTGGACGCcagcaccaaggaggcccagagccaCTGCGGGGAGGAGATCGCTGTCCAGTTTGTGGACATGGTGAAGGGGAGAGCCCTCGTGGGGGTCGTGAATGCCCAGGCCCTTACCAGTGCCTTCTCTCTGCAAACCAAACCTTGGATCAGTCTGGCAGAAGCTCTGGGGACTCTGATGCGAGCCTGGGCAGGGTCCCCCAAAGGGACCATCCAGGTGGTAACACAGGGCTTAACCCTGAAGAATGCTGGGAACTGCCTGAGCCCCGAAGTCATTGTCAGCCTCCTCAAAGACACTTCTAATCATGCGGATGTGAACTTGGTGAACTACAagctgctggtgaaggaggccGGCCTCAATGTAACCACCTCCCATAACCCCATTGTGCCAGGAGAGCAAGGATGCGGGGAAGGCCTCCTGAGCatggccctggcaggtgcccccTACCATGCTGTGGGCTTTGTCCAGGGCACCACACCTGTGCTGCAGGCACTTAATGGAGCTACCTTCAGACCAGAAGTGCCTCTCCACAGGGttctgcccctgctcctgttcCAGGCTCAGCCCTCCAACCCTGCCATGCTGCCTACCATGATTGGGCTCATGGCAGAGGCAGGCATACAGCTGCTGTCCTACCAGACCTCAGTGGTGTCCGATGGGGAGACCTGA